The genomic segment CAAATTGCCGCACCGCTTTTTCAGGGTACCGTCTATCGCCATCTTCCGCCCATTGTGAAAAGGCTTCAGATGCTGTTTGCATCGCCTCCTGAACAATCTCACCCACATCGGGAATTGAGCGCGTGGCCTCACGCACTATGCGATTGACATTGGGCATCGCCTCGCGCACCGCGCGTCTGGCTCTGGGCATCGCCTCGCGCAGAGTCTCTTGCGCTTCGCGGATACGTTCTTGCACCTCAACCTGAATATCTGCGCCGCCAGAGCGTCTGCGTCGGCGTTGGCGCTGACGACTTCCATTGCGTCTGCGCTGGCGACCTTCACCTTGACCTTGAGGTTCTTCTGCAGTATCTCCGAGCGCATCGAGTAATTTCACGGCATCTTCTGCCGTTATTTTTCCATCTTGAATCATCTCGAGAACCTTCATGCGTTCTTCTTTCACGATATACTCCTTTCTTTATCCTCTCTTTTTAAGTTCTTCCGCTGCATCCTCCACTGAAATCTCACCGGATTCGAGACGGTCGAGAACCTCTTGCTGGGACGCAGTGGACAAATTTTCCACCTCGGGATGTGTTCCCGTTACAAAACCGAGTTCTGCAATCACATCGTCGAGATGGTTGCGAATCGTGCTATAGGGCACGCGGAGTTCGCGCGTCATCTCTCTGACATTGCCGCGCAATCGGACAAATGTCTCGACAAAAGTCAGGTTTTCGGGC from the Gemmatimonadota bacterium genome contains:
- a CDS encoding DUF2089 domain-containing protein; its protein translation is MRKIIEKCPACQNDVIVTRIRCTQCECEVIGEFQPTIFNRLTPENLTFVETFVRLRGNVREMTRELRVPYSTIRNHLDDVIAELGFVTGTHPEVENLSTASQQEVLDRLESGEISVEDAAEELKKRG